From the Kitasatospora atroaurantiaca genome, the window CTGGTCCTCTCCCAGCCCTCCGAGGCGGGCCTGGGAGTCTTCGGCGTGCTGTTCCTGGTGATCTCGATGCTGAGCTTCACCAGGGCAGTGCAGCGACTGTTCGAGCAGACCTGGGAGCTCAAGCCGCTCAGCGTGCGGAACACGCCGAACGGCCTGCGGTGGGCTCTCGTCCTCGTGGCGTACCTGGCGGTCACGATCCTGATCCATGCCGTCGTCGGCCGGGGCCGCCTCGAGCTGGCGGCGTCCCTGCTCACGGCGCCGCTCACCGGAGCGTTCCTCGTCTGGGGCGGCTGGATCCTCTCCGCGAAGCGGATCGCCTGGCGGGACCTCGTGCCGTTCGGTGTCATCGCGGCCGTCCTGATGACGGTGTACTCGATCGGCCTGACCGTTCTGCTGCCCCACCTCTTCAGCTCCTACGCCACCCGCTACGGCGTGGTGGGCGCGGTCTTCGCGACCCTCACCGCACTCTTCTGCGCGATGGTCGTCATCGTCGGGTCGGCGGCAGCCGGACGGGAGGTGCGCGACGAGCTGAACCGCATCGCTCGGGGTGAGCGCCCGCCGGACGACGAGATCCGCCGCCAATGGGACGACTTGGTCGGCCAGATGCGATCGCGGTGGCTGGTCGCCCGGGAGACGATTCCCCACCGGCACCGGCCGAAGGGGCCGACCCGACCCTGATCGAGCGACCGGGCCCGGTGCCCGGCTGCGGGGGACGCGCACGGCCCTCGCGGGGCGTTCATGGGCCCGACGTCACCAGTACACGGCAGTCCGTTGCCCAGGCCGCCGACACGACTGCAGAGCGTGGGCACGAACAGGTGCAGAGAGCGGGTGATGTGTCGCGCCGACATGCCACACAGCGACCGAATCGGGCCGGCTCGCGCGCCGTTGTGAACGACCAGCCATCATTCGGGACATCGATCACGCAGACGAGCATGGCGCAGCCATCCCTCGTCCGCCGACAACGCGAGTTCTGAACCGTTCCGGGTTCGGTAGGGACTCGATCATTTGAGAGGATCGAGTCATGGCACGTCCTTCCCAGTACCCGCTTGAGCTGCGCCGTCGTGCAGTGCGGATGGTCGCCGAGGTGCGGCCCGACTACGACACCGAGTGGGCCGCGATGAAGGCGGTCGCCGCGAAGCTCGGCATCGGCACGACCGAGACGCTGCGCAAGTGGGTCCGCCAGGACGAGATCGATGCCGGCACCCGGCCGGGGACGACGACGGAGGAGTCCGCGCAGGTCAAGGCGATGAAGAAGGAGATCGCCGAACTGAAGCGGGCGAACGAGATCCTGAAGGCGGCGGCGAGTTTCTTCGCGGCCGAGCTCGACCGGCCACACACACGCTCGTAGCGTTCATCGACGAGCACCGGGACCGCTTCGGCGGAGTCGAGCCGATCTGCCGTGTCCTCACCGAGCACGACTGCAAGATCGCCCCGTCCACCTACTACGCCCACCACAAGCGCCGGCAGGCACCCTCGACCCGCACCGTTCGCGACACCGAGCTGAAGACCCTGATCCAGGAGGCATACGACGCCAACTACCGCGTCTACGGCGCGAGGAAGATCTGGCGGCACCTGAACCGCCAGGGCCATGCCGTGGCCCGCTGCACCGTCGAACGGCTGATGCGCGAGCTCGGCATCACCGGCGCCGTCCGAGGAAAGAAGGTGATCACCACGATCCCGGATCCCTCCGAGCCCAGGGCGCCGGACCTGGTCGACCGCGACTTCGTTGCGTCCGCACCGAACCGCTGCTGGGTCGCCGACTTCACCCACGTCGCCACGTTCTGCGGCGTCGTCTACGTCGCCTTCGTCGTGGACACCTTCTCCCGCCGCATCGTCGGCTGGTCCGCCTCGACCACGAAGCAGACCCGGCTCGTCCTGGACGCCCTGGACATGGGACTGTGGCAACGCGACCGAGACCAACACCCGCCCCTGCCAGGCGAGTTGGTTCATCACTCGGACGCGGGTTCGCAATATACGTCCTTCACGCTGGCCGAGCACTTGGAGAAGGCCGGCATCGCCGCATCGATCGGATCGGTCGGCGACGCGTACGACAACGCGCTGATGGAGTCCACGATCGGCCTGTTCAAAACCGAGGTGATCAAACCGCAGCGACCCTGGCGATCCCTCGCCCAGGTCGAGCTGGCCACCGCCGAATGGACCGACTGGTACAACCACACCCGGCTCCACGGTGAGATAGGGCACATCCCGCCCGCCGAATACGAAGCCAACCACTACCTCAGCACCACGAAACCCCAGGTCACAACCAACATCTGAGGTCTCTACCGAACCCGGAACGGTTCATTCAACCTGAGTAACGGCGTCGGCCGACCGACACAGCCACCTCGCCAGCCCCGTTTACTGATCGTTTCAGAGAATGAGGACACCGCGTCGTCCGAGGCACGCGGCCCGTGCCTCGCGCTCCCCGTGTCGGCTGTGAAAATCGCTGTCCGGATGCCGGAACACGGTGATAGACAGTCAGGCGTGCAAGAGACTCCGGAGTTCCCCGTTCTGCTTCGCCTGATCGACGAACGGTCGACCGCTTTCCGTGCCGCGGTCGCCTCCGCGCCCAGCCTCGACGTGCAGGTGCCGACCTGCCCCGACTGGACGCTGTTCGATCTGGTGGAGCACCTGGGTGGGGGAGACCGTTTCTGGGCCGCCATCGTCAGTGCCGGGCCTGCCGACGCTCCCCTGGCCGAGGCCACCGCTGCGCGCGCCGCCCTGGAAGTGCCGCGGGGGCGTGAGGCCCTGCTGGCCTGGCTGGCCGCGTCAACGCAGCTGCTGCTGAGCGCCCTGCGCGAGGCAGGGCCGGAGAGCGGTTGCTGGACGTGGTGGCCCGCGTCGCAGTCACCGCAGAACTCCGGTGGGGTCGCCCGGCACCGGGTCCAGGAGACCGCAGTGCACACCTACGACGCCCAGGTCACCGTGGGCGCCCCGCAGCCGCTGCCGGACGAGGTGGCACTCGACGGTGTCGACGAGTTCCTGTCCACCTGCTGCGCAACGCCGAGCGCCTGGCCGCACGAGCCCACTGCCTTCGACTTCCACGCCACCGAGGGCCACTCCTGGCGCCTCACGGTCGACGGCGACGGCGCACGCTCCACCCGTCTCCCCACGCCCGCCACCGCTGCCGACGAGGGCCCGGAAGCGGCCGGCGCCTCCGTCCGCGGCACGGCCAGTGAGCTGGTCCTCTTCATGTACGACCGTATCCCGGCGGACTCCCTGAAGATCGACGGAGACGCAGGTCTGCTCGACCTGCTCCGCGCCTGGGAGCCGGAGGAGTAGGACGTGACGATGCGCCACCTCGTCCCCCCGAGGGCATGCCTCCGGCCAACGGCTACAGCCACGTCGTCGTCGCGTCCTGGCCGCTGATCGCGATCTCCGGCCAGGCCAGCTCACTGGTCCAGGGCAGCGTGCTGGCACCCAGGTTCCGGGTCGAGGTCGACGCCCTGGCCGTGCTCGCCGAGCCGTAGGCCGGTTCACCTCTGCCTCTGCCTCTGCCTCTGCCTCTGCCTCTGCCGGCCTGGCCGCATGTGCTGCCTGGAGCTGGGGCGGGCGCGGTCGACGGGTGAGTTACCGCTGGGCTTGATCCGCTTTGACGGACACTCCTGATCAGGGGCTTCGACCCCGGAAGGATGATGTCCATCATGGAGAGCATGGGGAAGAAGAAGCCGCGCCCTCGCCGCTCGTTCACACCGGAGTTCAAGGCCGAGATCGTCGAGCTGTGCCGACGCGGAGACCGCTCGGTCGGCCAGGTGGCCAAGGACTTCGACCTGACCGAGACCGCAGTACGTGACTGGATCAAGCAGGCCGAGGTCGACGCAGGCGAACGCGACGGCTTGACCAGCAACGAGCGCGAGGAACTGGCCAGGCTGCGGCGGGAGAACCGCCGCCTGCGCGAGGACGTGGACATCCTCCGCCGGGCGACAGCTTTCTTCGCGTCAATGCCAAAGTAGGGGACACCGGCGCCCGGGTGGTGGCAGAGTGGCAGGACCGGCGGGGTTGGCTCTCTTTTTCGCTGCCCCGTTCACGGTGGCTTGTCCTTGATGTGCCGCCCCGCCGGCCCTGGCGTCCCCGTGGAGTGGCTTGATAGGAGCGTGCTCTCGGCCCGATTGAGGCGTGCCCCCGCGGCGGACCCGGCACCGGATCCCCGCGCTCCCTGCTGGAGGCACCTTCATGATCGTGGTCGGCGTCGACGCGCACAAGAAGACCCACACCCTGGTCGCTGTCGACCCGCTCGGACGGCGACTGGACCAGCTCACGATCGCCGCGACACCCACAGGCCACCAACAAGCATGCGAGTGGATAGGGAAGTTCGGCCAGGTCCTGGTCGCCGTGGAGGACTGCCGACATCTGACCCGACGCTTCGAGGTCGACCTGCTGAACGCCCGCCACTCCGTCGTCCGCGTGCACACGAGGCTGATGGCCGGCGCCCGCCGCTCCGCCCGCGAGCGCGGCAAATCCGACCCGATCGACGCCGAGGCGGTGGCCCGGGTCGCCCTGCGCGAACCCGACCTACCGAAGGCCTGCCTGGACGGCCCGTCCCGCGACACGAAGCTGATCGTCGACCACCGCCGCCTCCTGGTTCGCCAGCGGACAGCCGCAGCCAACAAGCTCCGCTGGTTCCTCCACGAGATCGACCCCGAACTGCCCGTCCCCTCACGAGGCCTTCGCCGCTTGTGCGTCTTCGACACGCTAGAGGCAACTCTCACTGGACGTCCGGGAGTTGTCGTCGAGATCGCCCTCGACATGATCGCCGAGTGTCGACGGCTCACCTTGCGGATCAATGCCCTGGAAAGCCGGCTGCGACGTCTGGTGCGCGAGCTCGCGCCCGCTCTGCTGGAGGTGCCAGGCTGTGGGGTGATCGGCGCCGCCGCGATCCTCGGCGAGACCGCAGGTGCCGCCCGGTTCAAGTCGAAGGACGCGTTCGCGCACTTCAACGGCACCGCACCGATCCCGGTCTGGTCCTCGAACAAGGTCAGAGTTCGGCTCAACCGCGGCGGCAACCGGACGATCAACAACGCCCTCCACATGGTCGCGGTCACACAGGTTCGCGGCAGCGGCGAGGGAGCCGCCTACTACGCCAAGCAGATTGCGGCCGGGAAGACCGTCAAAGAGGCTCTCCGCCTGCTCAAACGCCGTATCTCGGACAGGGTCTTCCGGGCCCTGCTCGCCGACGAGACCGCACGAAGTCGACACGACCAACCTGCCGAAGGGTCAGTCGAGTTGGCTGCTTGACATAGGAGCATCAAGGAGACCCGGTGACGGTGCACCCGTTCATCGAGGCGGAGAAGCAGAGCGGCCACAACGTCAAACGGGCGTGTGAGCTGCTGAAGGTCTCCCGTGCCGCCTTCTACGCCCGCCGCACCGCCATGCCCGGTCCCCGCGCGGTGCGCGACGCGGAGCTGACCGAGAAGATCACCGAGGTCCACCAGACCTCGCGAGGCAGCTACGGATCCCCGCGCGTCCATGCCGTGCTCCAGCGCGAGGGCGAGCGGTGCGGCCGCCGCCGGATCGCCCGGTTGATGCGCCGATCCGGCCTGCAGGGCCGCCACCGCCGGCGACGACAGCGCACCACGATCCCCGATCCGCATGCCGGCACTCGTCCGGACCTGGTCCTGCGAGACTTCCAGCCCGACCCGGCGGCGGTCGACACGCGTTGGTGCGGCGACATCACCTACATACCGACCCAGGAGGGCTGGCTCTACCTGGCCACCGTCATCGACATCGCCTCGCGCCGCGTCGTCGGTTGGGCCACCGCAGACCACCTGCGGACCGAACTGGTCGCCGATGCGCTTCGGGCTGCCTGCCGGACCCGCCGCCCATCCGGTCCGGTGGTGTTCCATTCGGATCGCGGCTGTCAATATACGAGTCGCGAATTCTCCATCCTGGCAAGGGATTTCGATGTCAGATTGTCGGTCGGCCGCACCGGTCAGTGCTGGGACAATGCGCTCGCCGAGTCGTTCTTCGCCACGCTGAAGCGGGAGTTGCTCGGCGACCGGCCGTGGCCGAGCCGGGCGGTGGCCCGCACCGCGATCTTCGAGTGGATCGAGAGCTGGTACAACATACGCAGGCTGCACAGCAGCCTCGGCTACCGCAGTCCCGCCGAGTACGAGACCGTTCTCGCGGCCTGACCACCACAACAATGGTGTCCGTCAAAGCGGAGCAAGCTCACCGCCATGCTCGCCCCTTTTGTGCGCCCGGACGTGCGACCCGTCCACAGCACAGTCGTTCAGGTCCAGAAGGTCGGCGCCGCGCAACTCGCTCAGCAGGGCGGCGTGCAGACGTGGCCAGACGCCGGCCCTAAACGATCAGTCAGCGGGGAAGGCATTTTGATGAAGTGTCACCGAGCCCTCGACACCGGCAGAACACGGCTCGGGCCCAATGCTGATGCTACCGAGCGGAGAAGGCAGGATTCGAACCTGCGCGGGCATTCACCCGATCGGGACCGAAGTCCCGGTCCCCGATAAACCACTCCGGGCACCTCTCCAAGCAGACCAGTCCGCGCACTACGGAACTGATCCTCGTGCGTTGGACCCCTCCTGCCTGGCTCCTCTGCACACCCATGACTATTCCTCACCGCCCTGACATCGCACTGACGTGGCACTGACCGCCCGGCTGCCTTCGACACTCCATTGGATGCCAGCTGCCGAACAAGCCGGCGACGCCGCCGCGAATCCGACAGAGGCGCCGCTGGGCCCGAACCCGAACGCAGCCCCTCCCCCCACGCCTGAACCGTGCCGCCCGGCGGCCGGGCGCCCCGGCTGGACGTATCGCCGATTGTGGCCGAGTATCGCGCCGGTTCCCTCGCCGCATGCCCCGTTCTCGGGCGAAATCAGCCGCTTCAGGGAGATCAGGATCTATCGTTCTGACAGTAGGTCAGCTCACCCTGCCTGGAGGATGTGTGAAGGTCGGTCGGATGTTTCTCGCGTTGGTAGCCGGGGCCGGACTGTTGGTCGGCGCCACGCCCGCGCACGCCGCCGTTCCCGCGGCGCTGGACCAGTGCTCCGCCGAGGACCACCATGGTGACCCACGGCTCGGCCCGGAGCGGCTCCCGATCCTGGGCCGCGTGGGGCTGGAGCTGATCGGCTACAACCGCACGGGCGGCCAGGACGAGCAGACCTTCCTCTCCCAGTACTACGACAGCCAGGCCGGCTCCTGGCGCTATCCCCCGGCCGACGGCTATCTGACCGGCCCCGACGGGCAGCCCGTCAAGCTGAACCAGACGCTGCTACCCGGCCAGGACATCGACCGCTACGGCAGCGAGTACGGCTCTTTCCTGGCACCCGAGGGCCTGCCCTACGCCAACCGCTCCATCCCGCCGCAGAGCCTGGACAGCACCTCTGCCCCCGCCGGCTGCAACTACCACGACTACCAGGTCGTCAAGCCCTTCACCGTCCACGCCGGCCCGATCGCTCCCTGGTTCAACCAACCCGGCCATGGATGGCAGTTCCAACTCGACGCCACTCTGGTCCCCGGCGCTCCAGAACGAATCAATGTCGGCTGGCTGGTCACCAACGGCTACCTCAAGCGCCTCGTCTGACACCCCGACGCCAAGGCATCCGCCCCGCCCGAACACACCGGCTCGGCCTCCACTCCCCGTCGCGGTGGAGGTGGATTGTGATCTCGAGCGCGAGGCCGGCGAAGCCGCGGCTCGACGCATCGCGGTGCGAACCCTGCTCTCGGCGGCGTGGCGCTCCGCACGCGCGCGGTGGGGGCTTGGGTCGTTGATGGTTGGGGTAGTCGGTGTAGCCGTGGTGGTCGCCGCCCGGAACGTGGTGGTGCCGGGCTCGTTGAGGGCAGCATTGGTACGCCGGCGTCACACCAGGTCAGGGTTTGGCGCCCGGCGTACCGCCGCCGCGGTCGGACCCTGGCGTACGGCCACCGCGCCCCGGCCTACCCCTTGGCGACCGGCCGGTAGACGCACACGTTCACGCCCGTGCCGCTGGTGACCGTGGAGACCAGTTCGAGCGTGCGCAGCGCACCGTCGTCGGGGAAGATCGTCTTACCGCCGCCGAGGAGCACCGGCATGATCACGAGCCGGAGCTCGTCGACCAGACCCTCGCTCAGGAGGGCGCGTGCGAGCGTGGGGCTCCCCATGACCAACAGGTCGCCACCGTCGCTCCCGTGCAGCTCCCGGATTCGGGCGACGGCCTCGTCACCGGGGATGCGCGTGGTGTTTTCCCAGGTCAGCTCGTCGTCATCCAGCGTCTGCGACACGACGTACTTAGGGATGGCGTTCATCCGGTCGGCGAAAGGATCGCCGGCCCGCTCGGGCCACGCCGCGGCCATCGTCTGCCACGTCCGACGCCCGAACAGCAGCGCCCCGGCCCCGGTCATCGCATCGTCGAAGGCACCGCCCACCACCTCCGGATCGAAGAACGGATGCGACCAACCGCCATGGGCGAAGCCACCATCGGTGTCCTCCTCAGGTCCGCCCGGCGCCTGCACAACCCCGTCCAAACTCATGAACTCACTGATAACGATGCGCACGGGACACGCTCCTCTTCTTCGCCCACGGTGGTGCGGCACATTGCTCGCGCCGCCTGGATGACCATCTCATCGACCACTGACAACGCCTCAGGCGATCAGCAAAGGCCGGGGGAAAGACCGGACCCGTTCACGACACTCACCTCAGGCGCGCAACGACCGGACCCGCCACAAACGAAGCCGGACCCCCCGCGCACCGCGCCTGCCAGGGACCCGGCAACCACCAACCTACTCATCCAGATCGCGCCGCCACCACAGACACACCCACCCACCCACCACCCGACCAGGGCGGCCCCCGCCCCTGGGCGTACGGATGCCCGCTGCGCTCTTCGCCTACGCCGGGATCGCCGCCGTGGTCGCCGCCAGCACGCCGAAGGGCGCACACGGCCGGATCTCCGCGATCTTCGGTGCCGAGATCGCGATCGTCCTCGCCCTCGCGGCCCGAAGCCGTTCGGGCAGCCGTGCTGCCGTCACGTAGCTGCAGTGCCCCGGAAGCCGTCCTGATCCGGTTCCCGTCCAACGCCCATGGGTGTGCGTCAGGCGCCACCGGGTCGCTGCCGCAAACCGCGTGGCCGCCGGAACGCGAGGTCGCAAACCCGCCGGACTCCTCGTTCGTGCCGGTCGATGATCGTGTCATGTCCCAGGATCTGAAGAGGAGTTGGAGCAGCATGACGGAGAAGCTCGACGGCAGGGTGGCGCTGGTGACGGGTGGCAGCCGGGGCATCGGCGAGGCTGTGGCCCTGCGGCTGGCCGAGGACGGTGCCGATGTCGCCCTCACCTACCGACAGGACGCGGAGCGCGCGGAGGCCGTAGCGGGGAAGATCGAGGCAATGGGCCGCCGTGCCTGGGCCGTCCGGGCCGACGGCGGCGATCCGGCGCAGGTGCGGGCCGCCGTTGACGGAGTGGTTGCCCATTTCGGCAGGCTCGACATCCTGGTCAACAACGCGGGTGCCGGAGTGCTGGGGCCGATCGGCGCGCTGTCGCTGGCGGACGTCGACCTGGTCCTGGGCGTCAACGTGCGGGGATCGTTCCTGGCGGCGCAGGCGGCCGCCGGGCACATGGGCCGTGGCGGACGGATCGTCACCATCGGCAGCTGTATGGCCGAGCGGGTGGCGTTCCCGGGCGGCAGCCTCTACGCGACCAGCAAGGCGGCGCTGTTCGGCCTGACCAAGGCGCTCGCCCGTGAACTGGGCCCGCGGGGCATCACCGCCAACCTGGTCAACCCGGGCCCGACCGACACCGAGATGAACCCCGCCGACGGCCCCGCCGGCTCCGCGCAGGCGGAGCTGACGGCGCTCGGCGCCTTCGGGCAACCCTCCGACATCGCGGCGACGGTGGCGCACCTCGTGGGAGCGGACGGCCGGTACATCACCGGCGCCGCCATCGCGGTGGACGGCGGCTTCGCCGCCTGAGGCGGTGGGCCTGTCCGACCCGGGCGCTTGACCCGCCCGGGTCGGCTCACCGATGGCCCGGACGGCCGTTGAGAACGTACGGGCCGCGGTGCAGTCGTCGCGGGGAGATCCGCGCTCACGTACCCGTCGTGGGACACGCACAGCGCTCCGGTTCGGCCCCGGCCCTGTCTGCCGCGCCGTGTGATGCCGGGTGCCGGGGGCTATGACCGACGGCGTTCGCGGTCCTGCACCCCTATCGGGTGTAAGTGGTGATGGTGAGGCCGGAGTCGAAGGATCGCGTGACCGTCGGGGCGAATGTCGCCGGGGTGAAGGGGCCGTCGAACAGGGGGATGCCGGAGCCGATGACCATCGGGTGCCGCTTGATGATCAGTTCGTCGATCTCCTCGCTGAGGGCGGCGGCCAGTTTGCCGCCTCCGGCCAGCCATATCCCCATGCCGTCCTGCTTCTTGAGCTGGCGCACCAGCGCGGCGGGGTCGTCGGCGGCGACCGTCACCTCCGGATCGGGGCTGGTCAGTGTGCGGGACACGACGTACTGCTTCAAGTGGGCGTACGGGCTG encodes:
- a CDS encoding maleylpyruvate isomerase family mycothiol-dependent enzyme, yielding MQETPEFPVLLRLIDERSTAFRAAVASAPSLDVQVPTCPDWTLFDLVEHLGGGDRFWAAIVSAGPADAPLAEATAARAALEVPRGREALLAWLAASTQLLLSALREAGPESGCWTWWPASQSPQNSGGVARHRVQETAVHTYDAQVTVGAPQPLPDEVALDGVDEFLSTCCATPSAWPHEPTAFDFHATEGHSWRLTVDGDGARSTRLPTPATAADEGPEAAGASVRGTASELVLFMYDRIPADSLKIDGDAGLLDLLRAWEPEE
- a CDS encoding dihydrofolate reductase family protein, which codes for MRKLTYYIAATLDGYIAGPDGQFDFFPFEGEDAAAILADFPETMPTPARGPLGVADRAAERFDTVIMGRGTYEPGLRVGLTSPYAHLKQYVVSRTLTSPDPEVTVAADDPAALVRQLKKQDGMGIWLAGGGKLAAALSEEIDELIIKRHPMVIGSGIPLFDGPFTPATFAPTVTRSFDSGLTITTYTR
- a CDS encoding IS3 family transposase (programmed frameshift) produces the protein MARPSQYPLELRRRAVRMVAEVRPDYDTEWAAMKAVAAKLGIGTTETLRKWVRQDEIDAGTRPGTTTEESAQVKAMKKEIAELKRANEILKAAAKFLRGRARPATHTLVAFIDEHRDRFGGVEPICRVLTEHDCKIAPSTYYAHHKRRQAPSTRTVRDTELKTLIQEAYDANYRVYGARKIWRHLNRQGHAVARCTVERLMRELGITGAVRGKKVITTIPDPSEPRAPDLVDRDFVASAPNRCWVADFTHVATFCGVVYVAFVVDTFSRRIVGWSASTTKQTRLVLDALDMGLWQRDRDQHPPLPGELVHHSDAGSQYTSFTLAEHLEKAGIAASIGSVGDAYDNALMESTIGLFKTEVIKPQRPWRSLAQVELATAEWTDWYNHTRLHGEIGHIPPAEYEANHYLSTTKPQVTTNI
- a CDS encoding YihY/virulence factor BrkB family protein; the encoded protein is MPAGLRSRCHCGSGPREGRTARINRERYLRTLTFWLRPAFALRVANRFQRIVGFDRSMALSSSALTAMIPAAILCGLVLSSIGAKDVADHIIDRYDLTGGGAESVMLVLSQPSEAGLGVFGVLFLVISMLSFTRAVQRLFEQTWELKPLSVRNTPNGLRWALVLVAYLAVTILIHAVVGRGRLELAASLLTAPLTGAFLVWGGWILSAKRIAWRDLVPFGVIAAVLMTVYSIGLTVLLPHLFSSYATRYGVVGAVFATLTALFCAMVVIVGSAAAGREVRDELNRIARGERPPDDEIRRQWDDLVGQMRSRWLVARETIPHRHRPKGPTRP
- a CDS encoding IS110 family transposase, whose product is MIVVGVDAHKKTHTLVAVDPLGRRLDQLTIAATPTGHQQACEWIGKFGQVLVAVEDCRHLTRRFEVDLLNARHSVVRVHTRLMAGARRSARERGKSDPIDAEAVARVALREPDLPKACLDGPSRDTKLIVDHRRLLVRQRTAAANKLRWFLHEIDPELPVPSRGLRRLCVFDTLEATLTGRPGVVVEIALDMIAECRRLTLRINALESRLRRLVRELAPALLEVPGCGVIGAAAILGETAGAARFKSKDAFAHFNGTAPIPVWSSNKVRVRLNRGGNRTINNALHMVAVTQVRGSGEGAAYYAKQIAAGKTVKEALRLLKRRISDRVFRALLADETARSRHDQPAEGSVELAA
- a CDS encoding transposase, coding for MESMGKKKPRPRRSFTPEFKAEIVELCRRGDRSVGQVAKDFDLTETAVRDWIKQAEVDAGERDGLTSNEREELARLRRENRRLREDVDILRRATAFFASMPK
- a CDS encoding SDR family NAD(P)-dependent oxidoreductase, whose amino-acid sequence is MTEKLDGRVALVTGGSRGIGEAVALRLAEDGADVALTYRQDAERAEAVAGKIEAMGRRAWAVRADGGDPAQVRAAVDGVVAHFGRLDILVNNAGAGVLGPIGALSLADVDLVLGVNVRGSFLAAQAAAGHMGRGGRIVTIGSCMAERVAFPGGSLYATSKAALFGLTKALARELGPRGITANLVNPGPTDTEMNPADGPAGSAQAELTALGAFGQPSDIAATVAHLVGADGRYITGAAIAVDGGFAA
- a CDS encoding IS3 family transposase encodes the protein MTVHPFIEAEKQSGHNVKRACELLKVSRAAFYARRTAMPGPRAVRDAELTEKITEVHQTSRGSYGSPRVHAVLQREGERCGRRRIARLMRRSGLQGRHRRRRQRTTIPDPHAGTRPDLVLRDFQPDPAAVDTRWCGDITYIPTQEGWLYLATVIDIASRRVVGWATADHLRTELVADALRAACRTRRPSGPVVFHSDRGCQYTSREFSILARDFDVRLSVGRTGQCWDNALAESFFATLKRELLGDRPWPSRAVARTAIFEWIESWYNIRRLHSSLGYRSPAEYETVLAA
- a CDS encoding TNT domain-containing protein, whose amino-acid sequence is MFLALVAGAGLLVGATPAHAAVPAALDQCSAEDHHGDPRLGPERLPILGRVGLELIGYNRTGGQDEQTFLSQYYDSQAGSWRYPPADGYLTGPDGQPVKLNQTLLPGQDIDRYGSEYGSFLAPEGLPYANRSIPPQSLDSTSAPAGCNYHDYQVVKPFTVHAGPIAPWFNQPGHGWQFQLDATLVPGAPERINVGWLVTNGYLKRLV
- a CDS encoding dihydrofolate reductase family protein, yielding MRIVISEFMSLDGVVQAPGGPEEDTDGGFAHGGWSHPFFDPEVVGGAFDDAMTGAGALLFGRRTWQTMAAAWPERAGDPFADRMNAIPKYVVSQTLDDDELTWENTTRIPGDEAVARIRELHGSDGGDLLVMGSPTLARALLSEGLVDELRLVIMPVLLGGGKTIFPDDGALRTLELVSTVTSGTGVNVCVYRPVAKG